One Lactobacillus sp. ESL0785 DNA window includes the following coding sequences:
- the murF gene encoding UDP-N-acetylmuramoyl-tripeptide--D-alanyl-D-alanine ligase, producing MKMQLAEIAKAINSTCEGDEQTIITSVAFDSRKITAGGLFVPLAGERDGHDFVDSAIANGACATLWQKGHANKPTAIAVLEVDDPLLSMQKLAQYYLRKVNPTVVGITGSNGKTTTKDMTAAVLAKRFNVHKTDANFNNEIGVPMTILEMKPNTEILVLEMGMDHAGQLHHLSELTHPDVTVITMIGEAHIEFLGSREGIADAKMEITDFLREDGELIYNGDEPLLRERSAKIKQAKVTFGFAKDDTVYATGFRSYKHHATFTINSSDKQFSIPMIGKHNVSNAMSALCVGQHFGESDEEIAAALANFTPTANRMEWEKGDVGEDIMSDVYNSNPTAVRAVLTSFGQIQVPEGSRRIAVLGDMLELGKRSAALHAGLADSLDPQVINEVYLFGAEMNNLAAALKSKYAPENLHYYKEDQMPQMIAALKNDIKPHDIVVLKGSHGMHLEKVVERLR from the coding sequence ATGAAAATGCAACTGGCAGAAATTGCCAAAGCAATCAATTCAACTTGTGAGGGCGACGAGCAAACGATTATTACTTCGGTTGCCTTTGACTCAAGGAAAATTACAGCTGGCGGATTATTTGTCCCACTGGCTGGGGAGCGCGACGGACACGATTTCGTGGATAGTGCAATTGCCAATGGTGCTTGTGCAACATTATGGCAAAAGGGTCATGCTAATAAGCCGACTGCGATTGCTGTCTTGGAAGTTGATGATCCACTTTTAAGTATGCAAAAACTAGCTCAATATTACCTTAGGAAGGTTAACCCAACTGTTGTTGGGATTACTGGTTCTAATGGAAAAACAACCACTAAGGATATGACTGCTGCGGTTTTGGCTAAGAGATTTAACGTACACAAGACAGATGCTAATTTTAATAATGAAATTGGTGTGCCAATGACGATCTTGGAAATGAAGCCGAACACTGAAATCTTGGTTTTGGAAATGGGCATGGATCATGCAGGGCAATTGCATCATTTAAGTGAATTAACGCATCCTGATGTAACTGTAATTACGATGATTGGTGAAGCTCACATTGAATTTTTAGGTTCGCGTGAAGGTATTGCTGATGCAAAAATGGAAATTACTGACTTTTTGCGTGAGGACGGGGAGCTTATTTACAACGGTGATGAACCGCTTTTACGTGAGCGCAGTGCCAAAATTAAGCAAGCAAAAGTTACCTTTGGTTTTGCAAAAGATGATACAGTTTATGCGACAGGCTTTAGAAGTTATAAGCACCATGCGACTTTCACAATTAATAGTTCAGACAAGCAATTTTCAATTCCCATGATTGGTAAGCATAATGTTTCTAATGCGATGTCAGCTCTGTGTGTGGGGCAGCATTTTGGCGAAAGTGATGAGGAAATTGCTGCTGCTTTGGCTAACTTTACTCCGACTGCCAACAGAATGGAATGGGAAAAAGGCGATGTTGGCGAAGACATCATGAGCGATGTCTATAATTCAAATCCAACTGCTGTGCGGGCAGTATTGACTAGCTTTGGGCAAATTCAGGTGCCTGAGGGTAGCCGCCGCATTGCAGTTTTAGGTGACATGCTTGAATTGGGCAAGCGGTCTGCTGCTTTACATGCGGGTTTGGCTGATAGTCTTGATCCCCAGGTAATTAACGAAGTGTATTTATTTGGTGCTGAAATGAACAACTTAGCTGCTGCTTTAAAGAGCAAATATGCGCCAGAGAATTTACATTATTATAAAGAAGATCAGATGCCGCAAATGATTGCAGCATTGAAGAATGATATTAAGCCGCACGACATTGTCGTCTTAAAGGGCTCCCACGGGATGCACCTTGAAAAAGTAGTAGAGCGGCTTAGATAA
- a CDS encoding transporter substrate-binding domain-containing protein: MKKNRTRNTIIGVIVVVIIAIAAFFGIKSSSNHSASNNDSSVTAIKKRGVLRVAVFGDLPPYGWVNASGKRVGYDVRLARQMAKDMGVKIRFIQVNANNRVDTLNSNKADLVLANFTVTPERKQVVDYAKPYMKVSVGVISPKNAPITKASELNGKSLIVTKGTTAENYFTKKSGINLLKFDSKTQQFNAIKNKRAAALADDNSYLYAWVKKNPSYTVGIKNIGPNQFISPAVKKGNKSLLTWTNKEITKLNSQKFFVNDYNQELKPYFGSEVKPSDIVLN, translated from the coding sequence ATGAAGAAGAATAGAACAAGAAATACAATTATTGGTGTAATAGTTGTTGTAATTATTGCAATTGCAGCTTTCTTTGGAATTAAATCATCAAGTAATCATTCGGCAAGTAATAATGATAGCAGTGTAACTGCCATTAAGAAGCGCGGTGTATTGCGTGTGGCAGTTTTTGGCGATTTACCACCATATGGTTGGGTTAATGCTAGTGGTAAGCGCGTTGGTTATGATGTGCGGCTGGCTCGCCAAATGGCCAAAGACATGGGCGTGAAGATTAGATTCATCCAAGTCAATGCTAACAATCGTGTAGACACCTTAAATTCTAATAAAGCTGATCTAGTTTTGGCTAATTTCACGGTTACACCGGAACGTAAACAGGTTGTTGATTATGCCAAACCTTACATGAAGGTTTCTGTTGGGGTAATTTCACCTAAGAATGCACCAATTACTAAGGCTAGTGAGTTGAATGGCAAGAGTTTAATTGTTACTAAGGGAACTACCGCTGAAAACTACTTTACTAAGAAGAGCGGCATTAATTTATTGAAGTTTGACTCTAAGACCCAGCAATTTAATGCAATTAAGAACAAGCGGGCAGCAGCCTTAGCTGATGATAATTCATACCTTTATGCTTGGGTTAAGAAGAACCCAAGCTATACTGTTGGTATTAAAAACATTGGGCCTAATCAATTTATTTCTCCAGCCGTTAAGAAGGGCAATAAATCCTTATTAACTTGGACTAATAAGGAAATTACCAAGTTAAATAGTCAAAAGTTCTTTGTGAATGATTATAATCAAGAATTAAAACCATACTTTGGCAGTGAAGTTAAGCCAAGTGATATTGTTTTAAACTAA
- the acpS gene encoding holo-ACP synthase, with product MIFGVGIDAVEVERVAKIVAKGDNFAKKVLTAKEFTQYQQLQGKRQVEYLGGRFSIKEAFSKAMGTGLGKEVGLQDVETLWDNVGHPVTTSTKFNGKIFPSITHDNHEIITLVVLEK from the coding sequence ATGATTTTTGGTGTAGGAATTGATGCTGTTGAGGTTGAACGGGTAGCCAAGATTGTTGCGAAAGGTGATAATTTTGCCAAAAAAGTATTAACTGCGAAGGAATTTACACAGTATCAGCAACTGCAAGGTAAGAGGCAAGTTGAATATCTTGGTGGTCGCTTTTCAATCAAAGAAGCCTTTTCTAAAGCAATGGGCACGGGGCTAGGCAAAGAAGTCGGCCTTCAGGATGTGGAAACACTGTGGGATAACGTTGGGCATCCTGTAACTACATCAACCAAGTTTAATGGTAAAATCTTTCCAAGTATTACCCATGATAATCATGAAATTATTACATTAGTTGTGTTGGAGAAATAA
- the rbsK gene encoding ribokinase: MNKVTVIGSINLDTNLRVARMVKPGETIHAKEHYSAAGGKGANQAVAAARSGCTTRFIGAVGDDAPGTEMLDLLKEEGIDVSGIATIKNESTGQAFISVDDEGQNSITIYAGANYAFGADEIMQKSALITNSDFVIAQFETPIAATIKGFEIARARGIKTILNPAPAMTEIPNELLQLTDMIAPNETEAETITGVHVVDEASAKQAAAKLHDLGVAAVIITIGSKGAFYDFNGQSELVPAFKVKAVDTTAAGDTFIGAMSSLLKPDFSNLHEAIKFANKASSLTVQRYGAQPSIPYKKEIDQVK, from the coding sequence ATGAATAAGGTTACAGTTATCGGCAGTATTAACCTTGATACCAACTTGCGAGTTGCGCGAATGGTTAAGCCAGGGGAAACAATCCATGCAAAAGAACACTATTCTGCTGCTGGCGGTAAGGGTGCTAATCAGGCGGTTGCGGCAGCGCGGTCTGGTTGCACGACCCGCTTTATTGGGGCTGTTGGTGATGATGCACCAGGAACAGAAATGCTGGACCTTCTTAAAGAAGAAGGCATTGATGTTTCAGGAATTGCGACAATTAAGAATGAATCAACAGGTCAAGCTTTTATTTCGGTTGATGATGAAGGACAGAACTCAATTACGATTTATGCTGGTGCTAATTATGCTTTTGGTGCTGATGAAATTATGCAAAAGAGTGCATTGATTACAAACAGTGATTTTGTAATTGCCCAATTTGAAACACCAATTGCGGCAACCATTAAGGGCTTTGAGATTGCTCGTGCGCGTGGAATTAAAACTATTTTGAATCCAGCCCCTGCAATGACTGAAATACCGAATGAGTTGCTCCAATTGACTGATATGATTGCACCAAATGAAACTGAAGCTGAAACAATTACTGGGGTGCACGTTGTTGATGAAGCTAGTGCCAAGCAAGCTGCTGCCAAATTACATGATCTTGGCGTAGCCGCGGTAATTATTACGATTGGTTCCAAGGGTGCCTTTTATGACTTTAATGGTCAAAGCGAGTTAGTGCCTGCCTTTAAGGTTAAGGCCGTTGATACGACCGCTGCCGGTGATACCTTCATCGGTGCGATGTCGAGTTTGTTAAAGCCAGACTTTTCTAATCTGCATGAGGCAATTAAGTTTGCTAACAAGGCGTCATCATTAACGGTGCAGCGTTATGGTGCCCAACCATCAATTCCGTACAAGAAGGAAATCGACCAGGTTAAGTAA
- the alr gene encoding alanine racemase, translating into MIPGIHRPAAVRVDLGAVKQNIEQEIKHLEPGQKLFAVVKANAYGHGAVQVAKTAVSAGAAGFCVAILDEALELRRAGIVQPILVLGVTPAKYAALAAVNGVSLTVPDVEWLKKAAEQLTGTGLQLKIHLAIDSGMGRIGFSTDDEFIAANDLLLDSDTFVVEGLFTHFASADSSNDTYFKSQVARFNHFQSLLKVHPKWIHLDNTAASVFNKKIHSDLVRFGIGIYGLNPSSNPASADLATAIKLKPALSFESELVQVHLIHQGQGVGYGSTYVADGDQLIGTVPVGYADGFIRKFQGFKIKVGTEFCPIVGRICMDQLMVRLPHKMPVGTKVVLISNNLAEPNNIKAAADYVDTIHYEVACLLDDRLPRIYDN; encoded by the coding sequence ATGATTCCAGGAATTCATCGACCGGCTGCAGTTCGAGTTGATTTAGGTGCAGTCAAACAAAATATTGAGCAAGAAATAAAGCATTTAGAGCCAGGGCAAAAATTATTTGCAGTTGTTAAGGCAAATGCATATGGTCATGGGGCTGTTCAGGTCGCCAAAACTGCTGTAAGTGCTGGTGCCGCTGGCTTTTGCGTGGCAATTTTGGATGAGGCTCTTGAACTGCGTCGTGCTGGCATTGTTCAACCAATCTTGGTTTTAGGCGTAACACCGGCCAAGTATGCGGCACTAGCAGCAGTTAATGGCGTTTCCTTAACTGTTCCTGACGTAGAGTGGCTTAAAAAAGCGGCAGAGCAGCTAACAGGGACAGGATTACAATTAAAGATCCATTTGGCAATTGATTCTGGTATGGGGCGGATAGGTTTTAGTACAGATGATGAATTTATAGCAGCTAATGACCTACTACTTGATAGTGATACTTTTGTAGTCGAAGGTCTATTTACCCATTTTGCTTCTGCTGATAGCAGTAATGATACGTATTTTAAGAGTCAAGTTGCACGCTTTAACCACTTTCAGTCCTTACTTAAAGTACATCCTAAGTGGATTCATCTGGATAACACAGCAGCAAGTGTTTTTAATAAAAAAATTCATAGTGATTTGGTACGTTTTGGGATTGGAATTTATGGTTTGAATCCATCGTCTAATCCTGCAAGTGCTGATTTAGCAACTGCTATCAAGTTGAAGCCAGCATTATCATTCGAAAGTGAATTAGTGCAGGTACATTTAATTCATCAGGGTCAAGGCGTAGGTTATGGTTCAACTTATGTTGCTGATGGTGATCAATTGATTGGGACGGTACCCGTGGGTTATGCTGACGGTTTTATTCGCAAGTTTCAGGGCTTTAAAATTAAGGTTGGAACTGAATTCTGTCCAATTGTTGGCCGGATTTGTATGGATCAGTTAATGGTTCGCTTGCCGCATAAGATGCCGGTGGGCACTAAGGTGGTGCTGATCTCAAATAATCTAGCCGAACCTAATAATATTAAAGCTGCTGCTGATTATGTTGACACAATTCATTATGAAGTTGCTTGTCTTTTAGATGATCGTTTGCCGCGGATTTATGATAATTAA
- a CDS encoding DEAD/DEAH box helicase has translation MKFSELGLNDELLKAIKRSGFEEATPIQEQTIPLALAGKDVIGQAQTGTGKTAAFALPILQNLEKQHKAIQALIIEPTRELAIQTQEELFRLGRDEKARVQVVYGGADIGRQIRSIKKQVPAILVGTPGRLLDHLKRKTINLEDVKTIVLDEADEMLDMGFIQDIESILSYVKNRKQTLLFSATMPKPILRISEKFMNNPEIVRIKAKELTADLIDQYFVRSKDSEKFDIMCRLIDVESPDLAVIFVRTKRRVDEVNRGLQARGYNAAGIHGDLSQARRMSVLKRFRAGKLDILVATDVAARGLDISGVTHVYNYDIPQDPDSYVHRIGRTGRAGQNGVSVTFVTPNEIGYMRTIEQLTKKKMEPLRPPSDDQALRGQLKIAKSKIEDLMKEDLTKYTQDANELLENYSALDLVSAFLKNLSKDSSSVEVNISSEKPLPYKGGGRRSNGRGRGHYGHGGGSYRGGHGRGGNRGGYRGHGDRNRGGHSHRSGHNFVIKNKKD, from the coding sequence GTGAAATTTTCGGAATTAGGATTAAATGATGAGCTTCTAAAAGCGATTAAGCGTTCAGGATTTGAGGAAGCAACACCAATCCAGGAACAAACAATTCCACTTGCCTTAGCAGGTAAAGATGTAATCGGACAAGCGCAAACTGGTACTGGTAAGACAGCTGCTTTTGCATTGCCGATTTTACAAAATTTAGAAAAGCAACATAAAGCTATTCAAGCGTTAATTATTGAACCAACACGTGAACTTGCTATTCAAACGCAAGAAGAACTTTTCCGTTTAGGTCGTGATGAAAAGGCACGTGTGCAAGTCGTTTATGGCGGGGCTGATATCGGTCGGCAAATTCGTTCAATCAAAAAGCAAGTACCAGCAATTTTGGTTGGAACACCAGGTCGTTTGCTCGATCACTTAAAGCGTAAGACAATCAACTTAGAAGATGTTAAAACCATTGTCCTTGATGAAGCTGATGAAATGCTTGATATGGGCTTTATTCAAGATATTGAGAGTATCTTGAGCTACGTTAAAAATCGCAAGCAAACTTTGCTGTTTAGTGCGACCATGCCGAAGCCAATTTTACGCATTAGCGAAAAGTTCATGAACAATCCAGAGATTGTTCGTATTAAGGCTAAAGAATTAACAGCTGACTTGATTGACCAATATTTTGTCCGTTCAAAAGACTCAGAAAAATTTGACATTATGTGTCGGTTGATTGATGTTGAAAGTCCAGATTTAGCCGTAATCTTCGTTCGAACTAAGCGCCGTGTTGATGAAGTTAATCGGGGTTTGCAAGCACGGGGTTACAATGCTGCTGGGATCCATGGCGACTTATCACAAGCACGGCGAATGAGTGTTTTGAAGCGCTTCCGTGCTGGTAAGTTAGATATTTTGGTAGCAACTGATGTTGCTGCTCGTGGACTTGATATTTCAGGTGTTACGCACGTTTATAACTATGATATTCCCCAAGATCCAGACTCATACGTTCACCGTATTGGCCGTACTGGTCGCGCCGGTCAAAATGGTGTGTCAGTTACTTTTGTTACGCCAAACGAAATTGGCTACATGAGGACAATTGAACAATTAACCAAGAAGAAGATGGAACCACTTCGTCCACCATCAGATGATCAGGCTTTACGCGGTCAATTGAAGATTGCTAAGTCAAAGATTGAAGATTTGATGAAGGAAGATTTAACTAAATATACTCAAGACGCAAATGAATTATTGGAAAATTATTCAGCCTTGGACTTAGTTTCTGCCTTTTTGAAGAACCTCTCAAAAGATTCTTCAAGTGTTGAAGTTAATATTAGTTCAGAAAAGCCATTACCTTACAAGGGTGGTGGACGTCGCAGCAACGGTCGTGGTCGTGGACACTATGGCCACGGTGGTGGCAGTTATCGCGGTGGTCATGGTCGTGGCGGCAATCGTGGTGGTTACCGCGGTCATGGTGATCGTAATCGCGGCGGCCACTCACACCGCAGCGGTCATAACTTTGTAATTAAGAATAAAAAAGATTAA
- a CDS encoding amino acid permease encodes MKRQLTLFAALATVMGTMIGGGAFFKIASVSAVTHNAWLSIIVWPLAGFITLMAGLSVAELAAIFPEDGGPVKYLQEIYGPKIAFLFGWSLIIIYYPANIAALAIVFATQLKQIPSFSNFSTTGVALALMAVVLLVNWLGSKLSSEVQKLALIIKLLPIAAIIIFAIFSSSHNQLTGTSLPYLNSASSTAFGQALLAVLFAYDGWLSIGNLAGEIKNPAKTLSRAITWGVFGVTIIYTLLNWSYLRITPWSKIVGNQGAALLTAQRLFGNLGGLIISIGILVSVFGSINGHLMVGSRMPYILGKQNKLPAANFFAKLNRKTIVPTNSMLFECAIAAIMIFSGTFDSLTDMLVYVSWIFSILLFIGVFILRQKQPGLMRPYKIPLFPWPPILAIIGALFIVINTTLTQPVLAVIGILLTLTGWPVYLWVEKSTLKK; translated from the coding sequence ATGAAAAGACAACTCACATTATTCGCAGCATTAGCTACCGTCATGGGAACCATGATTGGTGGCGGTGCCTTTTTCAAAATTGCTAGCGTTTCGGCAGTAACCCACAATGCATGGCTGAGTATTATTGTTTGGCCGCTAGCTGGTTTTATTACCCTAATGGCGGGTCTAAGTGTCGCTGAACTCGCCGCTATTTTCCCAGAAGACGGTGGACCGGTCAAATACTTACAAGAAATCTACGGACCGAAAATCGCCTTTCTCTTTGGTTGGTCACTAATTATCATTTATTATCCTGCTAATATCGCAGCACTCGCAATTGTCTTCGCAACACAATTAAAGCAAATTCCCAGTTTTAGCAATTTTTCTACTACTGGTGTGGCACTTGCCCTTATGGCAGTTGTCTTGCTGGTTAATTGGCTGGGCTCCAAACTAAGTAGTGAAGTTCAAAAGCTAGCGTTAATTATCAAGTTACTGCCAATTGCCGCAATCATTATCTTTGCCATTTTTAGCAGCAGCCATAACCAATTAACTGGTACATCACTGCCTTACCTTAACTCCGCTAGCAGCACCGCCTTTGGTCAAGCTCTGCTGGCTGTCCTTTTTGCCTACGACGGCTGGCTCAGTATTGGTAATTTAGCTGGAGAAATTAAGAATCCAGCAAAGACTTTATCCCGGGCGATTACTTGGGGCGTGTTTGGTGTCACCATCATTTATACCTTACTCAATTGGAGCTACCTCAGAATTACTCCGTGGTCTAAAATCGTGGGCAACCAAGGAGCAGCACTCCTAACTGCCCAACGATTATTTGGCAATTTAGGTGGATTAATTATCAGTATCGGCATTTTAGTATCCGTCTTTGGTTCAATTAACGGTCACCTCATGGTTGGTTCCAGAATGCCTTACATCTTGGGCAAACAAAATAAATTGCCAGCAGCGAACTTTTTTGCTAAATTAAATCGTAAAACCATTGTTCCGACTAACAGCATGCTATTTGAATGTGCAATTGCGGCCATTATGATTTTTTCCGGCACTTTTGACAGCCTAACCGACATGCTAGTTTATGTTTCGTGGATTTTTTCAATTCTATTATTTATTGGTGTCTTTATTCTGCGCCAAAAGCAGCCAGGATTAATGAGACCATACAAGATTCCCCTATTCCCGTGGCCGCCAATCCTTGCCATTATCGGCGCCTTGTTTATTGTGATTAACACAACGCTAACTCAGCCTGTTTTGGCAGTTATTGGGATTTTGTTAACTTTAACTGGTTGGCCAGTGTATCTGTGGGTAGAGAAAAGCACACTTAAAAAGTAG
- the cbpA gene encoding cyclic di-AMP binding protein CbpA yields the protein MLIKSLVIKKDYLTTVNEHATLAEALKILEDSGFRCVPILDDTGTIFRGNIYKMHIYRHKSQGKDLNLPVTYLLKNATKTIKVNSPFFKVFFTIKDLPYISVLDESGKFYGILTHSRLLDMLSNAWNIKTGSYVFTVLTDNDRGNLVKMAKVITKYSNIAGVMSLDASTTDANSTFVRRVLFTLPAGITEDTLKTIVKKLKHKGYVVSEVEDLQAGMTIMSDENPGVYIDNSDQQDN from the coding sequence ATGCTTATTAAATCTTTAGTTATCAAAAAAGATTACCTAACAACAGTCAACGAACATGCTACACTTGCAGAAGCACTTAAAATACTAGAAGATTCTGGCTTTCGCTGTGTGCCAATTCTTGATGATACAGGTACCATTTTCCGTGGTAATATCTATAAGATGCACATTTACCGGCACAAATCACAGGGTAAAGATTTAAATTTACCTGTTACTTATTTGCTAAAAAATGCCACTAAAACCATTAAAGTTAACTCACCATTTTTTAAAGTTTTCTTCACGATTAAAGACTTACCTTATATTTCTGTTTTGGATGAAAGCGGAAAGTTTTATGGAATTTTAACTCACTCGCGCCTTTTAGATATGTTATCTAATGCATGGAATATCAAAACAGGTTCATATGTTTTCACAGTGTTAACCGATAACGATCGCGGAAACTTAGTTAAAATGGCCAAGGTTATTACTAAATATTCAAATATTGCCGGTGTTATGAGCCTTGATGCCTCAACTACTGATGCAAACAGTACCTTTGTGCGCCGCGTTTTATTTACTCTACCTGCCGGTATTACCGAAGATACACTTAAAACTATCGTTAAAAAGCTGAAACATAAAGGCTACGTTGTTTCCGAGGTTGAAGACCTTCAGGCTGGAATGACTATTATGAGCGATGAAAATCCTGGGGTTTATATTGATAATTCCGACCAACAAGACAATTAA
- a CDS encoding amino acid ABC transporter ATP-binding protein, which yields MTKEILRVEHLNKFYGDRQVLHDINFKLEEGEVLTLLGPSGSGKSTLLRCLNGLEQFNKGALYFKEQKITPTDQNWQDLRQKIGMVFQSYDLFPNLTVMENILLAPTKVQKRPAAEVKDEALKLLDRVGLVKYVDAYPRELSGGQKQRIAIVRALAMHPEVMLFDEVTASLDPEMVRGILQIMTTLAKKDHMTMIIVTHEMNFAAQIADQVLFLEDGKIIENTPGEQFFTKPQTDRAQEFLTSMDF from the coding sequence ATGACAAAAGAAATTTTACGAGTTGAACATTTAAACAAGTTTTACGGTGATCGCCAAGTATTGCATGACATCAACTTTAAGCTAGAAGAAGGTGAGGTTTTGACCTTGCTTGGGCCATCAGGATCAGGTAAAAGCACCTTGCTCAGATGTCTTAATGGACTTGAGCAATTCAATAAAGGTGCGCTTTATTTTAAGGAGCAAAAAATCACCCCAACTGATCAGAATTGGCAAGATTTACGGCAAAAAATCGGGATGGTCTTTCAGAGTTATGACCTGTTCCCTAATTTAACAGTAATGGAAAATATTTTATTGGCGCCAACCAAGGTGCAAAAGCGCCCAGCAGCAGAAGTTAAGGATGAGGCACTGAAGTTGCTAGATCGTGTTGGCTTAGTTAAGTATGTTGATGCTTATCCGCGTGAATTGTCCGGGGGACAAAAGCAGCGGATTGCAATTGTCCGGGCTTTGGCAATGCACCCAGAAGTGATGCTCTTTGATGAAGTTACAGCTTCACTTGATCCAGAAATGGTGCGTGGTATTTTACAAATCATGACAACTTTGGCCAAAAAGGACCACATGACCATGATTATTGTAACGCATGAAATGAACTTTGCAGCTCAAATTGCAGATCAAGTCTTGTTTTTAGAAGACGGTAAGATTATTGAAAATACGCCGGGGGAGCAGTTTTTTACCAAACCACAAACTGACCGGGCGCAAGAATTTTTAACAAGTATGGATTTTTAA
- a CDS encoding amino acid ABC transporter permease: protein MAHSAINVFLAGDNFARILQGLWTSVWIAAVSLVLGLILGTIFGVLRTLPNKIVRFVLRLYLEFFRIMPTIVLLYLVYYILPRQLHINWSASWMAVLAFALWVAAEFSDIVRGAIESVPLSQKESGLALGLSRLQLFRYVLLPQAVKLELPATINLATRVIKTTSLLMTISIIDVIAVGQQIIEANNQQYPNAVFWIYGLIFILYFVIDYPLSAWAKRLAAKK from the coding sequence ATGGCACATTCGGCAATTAATGTTTTCTTAGCTGGGGACAATTTTGCTCGGATCTTGCAAGGCTTGTGGACTTCGGTCTGGATTGCAGCAGTTAGCTTAGTACTGGGTTTAATCTTAGGAACTATTTTTGGTGTTTTAAGGACACTACCTAATAAAATTGTCCGCTTTGTTTTACGACTCTACCTTGAATTCTTCCGGATTATGCCAACAATAGTCTTACTATATCTAGTCTACTATATCCTGCCGCGGCAGCTCCATATCAATTGGTCCGCTAGTTGGATGGCTGTTTTGGCATTTGCCTTATGGGTCGCCGCGGAATTTAGTGATATTGTGCGCGGGGCAATTGAATCGGTGCCATTATCGCAGAAGGAATCAGGTTTGGCATTAGGCTTAAGCCGCCTGCAATTATTCCGCTATGTCTTGTTGCCGCAGGCAGTCAAACTGGAATTGCCGGCAACGATTAATTTGGCAACGCGGGTCATCAAGACGACCTCGTTATTGATGACAATTAGTATCATTGACGTGATTGCCGTTGGTCAGCAGATTATTGAGGCTAATAATCAGCAGTATCCTAATGCTGTCTTTTGGATTTATGGCTTGATCTTCATTTTATATTTTGTAATTGATTATCCATTATCAGCTTGGGCCAAGCGTTTGGCTGCAAAAAAGTAG
- a CDS encoding amino acid ABC transporter permease, translating into MSWQIISQSLPVFGKAFGLTLWLSLVGIVGSIIVGIISSLVQYFKVPVLCQIFTTYVELARNTPLLIQLFFLYYAFPVLGLKMSAETCGIIGLIFLGGAYMAEGFTGGFTGVSTSQVDNGKALGMSKLQLARYVVFPQGFALSMPALTANIIFLIKETSIFSVIAIPELTNTALDLIGMYYRSNEYLLVLVIAYAIILIPIILFLNYLERRVRYGTFGN; encoded by the coding sequence ATGAGCTGGCAGATTATCTCTCAGAGTTTACCGGTTTTTGGCAAAGCCTTTGGGTTGACTCTTTGGCTATCACTAGTCGGGATTGTGGGCTCAATTATTGTCGGGATTATTAGTAGTTTAGTGCAATACTTTAAGGTGCCGGTGCTATGTCAAATTTTTACAACTTATGTCGAATTAGCACGTAACACGCCGCTGTTAATTCAATTATTTTTCTTATATTATGCGTTTCCCGTTTTAGGTTTGAAAATGTCAGCAGAAACATGTGGCATTATCGGTCTGATTTTTTTAGGTGGGGCTTATATGGCAGAAGGCTTTACCGGTGGGTTTACTGGAGTCAGTACCAGTCAAGTTGATAATGGTAAGGCACTAGGAATGAGTAAGTTGCAGTTAGCCCGCTATGTTGTTTTCCCGCAAGGATTTGCACTCAGTATGCCGGCTTTGACTGCCAACATTATCTTTTTAATTAAGGAAACGTCGATCTTCTCGGTAATTGCAATTCCAGAACTGACTAATACAGCACTAGATTTAATCGGAATGTATTACCGTTCTAACGAATACTTGTTGGTACTAGTTATCGCTTATGCAATTATCTTGATTCCGATTATCTTGTTCCTAAATTATTTGGAAAGGAGAGTTCGTTATGGCACATTCGGCAATTAA
- a CDS encoding type B 50S ribosomal protein L31, translating into MKQGIHPDYQEVVFMDSATGAKFVAGSTLKPTETVEYEGKTYPLIRVEITSDSHPFYTGKQKFAQADGRIEKFNKKYGMNKK; encoded by the coding sequence ATGAAACAAGGCATTCATCCAGATTACCAAGAAGTTGTCTTCATGGACTCAGCTACAGGTGCTAAGTTCGTTGCAGGTTCAACTTTGAAGCCAACGGAAACAGTAGAATACGAAGGTAAAACTTATCCATTAATTCGCGTTGAAATCACTTCAGATTCTCACCCATTCTACACAGGCAAGCAAAAGTTTGCTCAAGCAGATGGTCGGATCGAAAAGTTCAACAAGAAGTATGGTATGAACAAGAAGTAA